In a single window of the Aminomonas paucivorans DSM 12260 genome:
- the fliW gene encoding flagellar assembly protein FliW, protein MRTVETARFGSLEIQEDAVIRFPKGLPAFEEHREWVFVGEDDNPFKWFQSLLDGEVALPVCSPRFVDPNYQVRVSAEGLPLPGGAKEEDFTLVVVLTIPPNAPWSMTANLQAPILVDHVNRTGIQVLLPEEDYGVRHPVFPPDPGAGGPVSLLRPGPGASSGKQGEAR, encoded by the coding sequence GTGAGGACCGTGGAAACCGCTCGTTTCGGCTCCCTTGAGATCCAGGAGGATGCGGTGATTCGGTTCCCCAAAGGGCTTCCGGCCTTCGAAGAGCATCGGGAATGGGTCTTCGTGGGGGAGGACGACAACCCCTTCAAATGGTTTCAGAGCTTGCTCGACGGCGAAGTGGCGTTGCCCGTGTGCTCTCCCCGGTTCGTAGACCCGAACTACCAGGTGCGGGTGTCCGCGGAGGGCCTCCCCCTCCCCGGTGGGGCGAAGGAAGAGGACTTCACCTTGGTGGTGGTCCTCACCATCCCTCCCAATGCCCCCTGGTCCATGACGGCGAACCTGCAGGCTCCCATCCTGGTGGATCACGTGAACCGGACGGGCATACAGGTGCTGCTTCCCGAGGAGGACTACGGGGTTCGACACCCCGTCTTCCCCCCCGACCCGGGTGCAGGTGGTCCCGTGTCGCTGCTGCGCCCCGGTCCGGGAGCTTCGTCGGGAAAACAGGGCGAGGCTCGGTGA
- the flgL gene encoding flagellar hook-associated protein FlgL — protein sequence MLQRVSNPMMQQMMLTDMQNNLARMLEIQHQIATQKKFSKPSDNPIDVTRSLAMGTTITENVQYQRNIDDGVTWLKNTETSFNQITNVYQQVRQLAIYAGDGGLADVDMGAIAEQLEQLQEEMRCAANYEVEGRFLLSGLSTGIRPFVRDASGKVIYQGSLDSVQFEMERQELGKVSFNGRDIFPANDTQYTLRSVEVGMDFLWKGRDEILQLQVGDQMVKARLPEKWQDEKLDNIDDPTDFNRYRDPGEQEGYTLDDIAKAINDSMEMGNVKRLVSVTVEKDETRGVQRLVVKSHNGQPVRLTTWPETDQQKLAQGIGGTHVPAGFVADADSTMTVDFLNGVTYDVKVAAGDTLADIAAKLRSVPGIWASDNADGANQWLEVVARAPGTPYQIKLTGNVRNLFGSVDTVSSNPVDKNTDHSHIDLGRLLGIETALKSTELVPTWNVNTTAANGALHWKFQSGDRKGEIFINSDPNLTLQELATQITAVMGDWVEAVVETDAPDGTKPTPDPLGNSGANFEAATQRLVLRTKDGAPLVVYDGEKAGAAVSYARQMGVETALRGAGTVTYPSDGAGAFDENMPALMNVQVGDRSFTVKVCRKADTAELVLGAIASQVNEQAGTKLLDVDALTGGPGGSVALLSLTGEPVRIVDRGYGDPAYAAFTGGVAQQLGIQAGVRSTVAVGSDQAGATGTLRIQTQGRSVDVSVLATDTLQSLSDRIRGLTGDWLDVSYFDQTVQTPPGGGEVRLALAAKDGSPLSIYDVSGGAADTFRLRTALRSNVNVSGWTAAAGDQLTLSVNGVTQTIDLFDENATPPPPPPASVAANIDELAALINSRFQAQDLRAQVVDAGAGDRRLVLSSPRGYQVTVEAAGTTLANPIGIAPGITSPNRGGEGPFNQQVQVRTAANQKGQDFFGVLDDLIAAVKGEDRLGISNFLLGKVTAWGDNLLKCRTECGALVNRYENSESRLKENNLNLTELQSKISDVDLAEAATQFQMAQAVYQASLAVISKIVQPTLVDFLR from the coding sequence ATGCTGCAGCGCGTCAGCAACCCCATGATGCAACAGATGATGCTCACGGACATGCAGAACAACCTGGCCCGGATGCTGGAAATCCAGCATCAGATCGCCACGCAGAAGAAGTTCTCCAAGCCCTCGGACAACCCCATCGACGTGACCCGGTCCCTGGCCATGGGGACCACCATCACGGAGAACGTCCAGTACCAGCGCAACATCGACGACGGGGTCACCTGGCTGAAGAACACCGAGACCTCCTTCAACCAGATCACCAACGTCTACCAGCAGGTGCGTCAGCTGGCCATCTACGCCGGGGACGGGGGGCTGGCGGACGTGGACATGGGGGCCATCGCGGAGCAGCTGGAACAGCTCCAGGAGGAGATGCGCTGCGCCGCCAACTACGAGGTGGAGGGACGCTTCCTCCTTTCCGGACTCTCCACGGGGATTCGCCCCTTCGTGCGGGACGCAAGCGGCAAGGTGATCTACCAGGGCAGCCTGGACTCCGTGCAGTTCGAGATGGAGCGCCAGGAGCTAGGCAAGGTCTCCTTCAACGGACGGGACATCTTCCCTGCGAACGACACCCAGTACACCCTCCGCAGCGTCGAGGTGGGCATGGACTTTCTCTGGAAAGGGCGGGACGAGATCCTCCAGCTCCAGGTGGGGGACCAGATGGTCAAGGCCCGGCTGCCGGAGAAGTGGCAGGACGAGAAGTTGGACAACATCGACGACCCCACGGACTTCAACCGGTACCGGGACCCGGGGGAACAGGAAGGCTACACCCTGGACGACATCGCCAAGGCCATCAACGACAGCATGGAGATGGGCAACGTCAAGCGCCTCGTCTCCGTGACCGTGGAAAAGGATGAAACCCGGGGGGTCCAGCGTCTGGTGGTCAAAAGCCACAACGGGCAGCCCGTGCGTCTCACCACCTGGCCCGAGACGGACCAGCAGAAGCTGGCCCAGGGGATCGGGGGAACCCATGTGCCCGCCGGTTTCGTGGCGGATGCGGACAGCACCATGACGGTGGACTTTCTCAACGGAGTCACCTACGACGTCAAGGTGGCCGCGGGGGACACCCTGGCGGACATCGCCGCCAAACTGCGGTCCGTCCCGGGGATCTGGGCCTCCGACAACGCCGACGGGGCAAACCAATGGCTGGAGGTTGTGGCCCGAGCTCCAGGAACCCCGTACCAGATCAAGCTTACGGGTAATGTCCGGAACCTCTTCGGCTCTGTAGACACGGTCTCGTCAAATCCCGTGGATAAGAACACCGATCACAGCCACATCGATCTGGGGCGGCTGCTGGGTATCGAAACGGCCCTCAAGTCCACGGAGCTCGTCCCGACGTGGAACGTGAACACCACCGCGGCGAACGGGGCCCTCCACTGGAAGTTCCAAAGCGGCGACCGCAAGGGCGAGATCTTCATCAACAGCGACCCGAACCTCACCTTGCAGGAGTTGGCCACCCAAATCACCGCCGTCATGGGGGACTGGGTGGAGGCGGTGGTGGAAACCGATGCCCCCGACGGCACCAAACCGACCCCCGATCCCCTGGGCAACAGCGGCGCCAACTTCGAAGCGGCCACCCAGCGGCTGGTGCTTCGTACCAAGGACGGTGCCCCCCTGGTGGTGTACGACGGCGAAAAGGCGGGAGCCGCCGTCTCCTATGCCCGACAGATGGGAGTGGAGACGGCCCTTCGGGGAGCGGGAACGGTGACCTACCCCAGCGACGGGGCCGGGGCCTTCGACGAGAACATGCCCGCCCTGATGAACGTCCAGGTGGGGGACCGATCCTTCACCGTCAAGGTCTGCCGGAAGGCCGACACAGCGGAGCTGGTATTAGGAGCCATCGCCTCCCAGGTGAACGAGCAGGCGGGGACCAAGCTGTTGGATGTGGACGCCCTCACGGGTGGACCTGGGGGCTCCGTGGCGCTGCTTTCCCTCACCGGGGAGCCCGTGCGGATCGTCGACCGGGGCTACGGAGACCCCGCCTATGCGGCCTTCACCGGGGGCGTGGCCCAGCAGCTGGGTATCCAGGCGGGAGTGCGAAGCACCGTCGCCGTGGGCAGCGACCAGGCGGGAGCCACGGGAACCCTGCGGATCCAGACCCAGGGGCGGTCGGTGGACGTATCGGTGTTGGCCACGGACACCCTGCAGAGCCTGAGCGATCGGATCCGCGGCCTCACCGGGGACTGGCTGGACGTGTCCTACTTCGATCAGACCGTGCAGACCCCTCCCGGAGGGGGAGAGGTGCGCCTCGCTCTGGCAGCCAAGGATGGAAGCCCCCTGTCCATCTACGACGTCTCCGGGGGCGCCGCCGATACCTTCAGACTGAGAACGGCTCTGCGCAGCAATGTCAACGTGTCCGGCTGGACCGCCGCGGCGGGGGACCAGCTTACCCTCTCCGTGAACGGGGTCACCCAGACCATCGACCTGTTCGACGAGAATGCCACCCCCCCTCCCCCTCCCCCTGCCTCTGTGGCGGCGAACATCGACGAGCTGGCGGCTCTCATCAACAGCCGCTTCCAGGCCCAGGACCTGCGGGCCCAGGTGGTGGACGCGGGAGCAGGCGATCGCCGTCTGGTGCTTTCCTCCCCCCGGGGCTACCAGGTCACGGTGGAAGCGGCGGGGACCACGTTGGCCAACCCCATCGGCATTGCCCCTGGGATCACGTCGCCCAACCGGGGCGGCGAGGGGCCCTTCAACCAGCAGGTGCAGGTGCGCACCGCCGCCAACCAGAAGGGACAGGACTTCTTCGGCGTCCTGGACGATCTCATCGCGGCGGTGAAGGGCGAGGACCGCCTGGGGATCTCCAATTTCCTCCTGGGAAAGGTCACGGCGTGGGGGGACAACCTCCTCAAGTGCCGCACCGAATGCGGCGCCCTGGTGAATCGCTACGAGAACAGCGAGTCGCGGCTCAAGGAGAACAACCTGAACCTCACGGAGCTCCAGAGCAAGATCTCCGACGTGGACCTGGCGGAGGCGGCTACCCAGTTCCAGATGGCTCAGGCGGTCTACCAGGCCAGCCTCGCGGTGATCTCCAAGATCGTCCAGCCCACGCTGGTGGATTTCCTGCGATAG
- the flgK gene encoding flagellar hook-associated protein FlgK — MINSFFGFEMGRRAMDYFRRGMETAGHNIANADVEGYSRQRVEASSTDPFTDPGLARPAIPGQIGTGVKIDAIKRLRDLFLDSQYREEISVQGYWEQVQQAVNQTEIYVNEPAGKGFQYAIDQYWEALQEVSKRPDDSATRENLVQKTKSTVAFLHQLETNYDQYRTALNKEIKLKVDQANEYIDQIAGLNEVISEIKGVGGNPNDLLDRRDLLTEKLSKIIDCTVGSPCIDEADGEFKIDLHGKLLVQGTKTRHLETVPMVGNQGFFDVQVEDNTFDHVSNPEVAVAVLEQRMTESVVSLQVKRLANEANWEVGKGNGRLAVQDANAALGLRGSFGIQVGTNGVQKTTTAFPGNPPAVLVGTVLEPPIPATTEVTHRFRVAAGGFESLVQVRWNSVTNQWDITDNQGHAAASATANLNLSDLDSFFGANYGAALDCSVNGAGNEWTLGSDNRELLSITDVQGNLASQLGLKNSGPAVTINVTEEDTLTTIANKINGAYASELAKKTPPELTTDPAGDPPDRPEEWLRCLIERDGANGAYYLKLQSDLAGEGQRINVLGGDDCGTGQGGSLYMARKLGFVNVEDPATPELELDTTSFITQAQDAYFVFENKEYLSVSNAFRDARLLTPDDGWSASTAEELYSGLRLELRAVGETQIQCRHHVQGGALKGMLESRDDFILAQMDSFDEIVFGLVSETNALHFAGHGTGDYLMTSGVEFFDTVAVRYGAAKSFELNEEIENHSGLIAAASDDGKGKAQGTGGTSSGDGSNALRMAQLKQTKVLNDRTADFNAFYESFIAELGATGQRAATMGKNQTALVGQIQTQRQAVMGVNMDEEMMDIIKFQQAFNGAARYITTIDEMLDKIINGMGRVGL; from the coding sequence ATGATCAACAGCTTCTTCGGGTTCGAGATGGGACGTCGGGCCATGGACTACTTCCGCCGGGGCATGGAGACGGCGGGGCACAACATCGCCAACGCGGATGTGGAAGGCTACTCCCGCCAGCGGGTGGAGGCCTCCTCCACCGACCCCTTCACCGATCCGGGCCTGGCGCGTCCCGCCATCCCCGGACAGATCGGCACGGGGGTCAAGATCGACGCCATCAAGCGCCTGCGCGACCTCTTCCTCGATTCCCAGTACCGGGAGGAAATCTCCGTCCAGGGGTACTGGGAACAGGTCCAGCAGGCGGTGAACCAGACGGAGATCTACGTCAACGAACCCGCGGGCAAGGGCTTCCAGTACGCCATCGACCAGTACTGGGAGGCACTTCAGGAAGTGAGCAAGCGCCCCGACGACAGCGCCACCCGGGAGAACCTGGTGCAGAAGACCAAGTCCACCGTGGCGTTCCTCCATCAGCTGGAGACCAACTACGACCAATACCGCACGGCCCTCAACAAGGAAATCAAGCTCAAGGTGGACCAGGCCAACGAGTACATCGACCAGATCGCCGGGCTCAACGAGGTCATCTCGGAGATCAAGGGCGTGGGGGGCAACCCCAACGACCTTCTGGACCGCCGGGACCTGCTGACGGAGAAGCTCAGCAAGATCATCGACTGCACCGTGGGCAGCCCCTGCATCGACGAGGCGGACGGGGAGTTCAAGATCGACCTGCACGGCAAGCTGCTGGTACAGGGAACCAAGACCCGTCACCTCGAGACCGTCCCCATGGTGGGAAACCAGGGTTTTTTCGACGTCCAGGTGGAGGACAACACCTTCGACCACGTCAGCAACCCCGAGGTGGCGGTGGCGGTGCTGGAACAGCGCATGACCGAGTCCGTGGTGTCCCTCCAGGTCAAGAGGCTGGCCAACGAGGCCAACTGGGAGGTGGGCAAGGGAAACGGGCGTCTCGCCGTCCAGGATGCCAACGCAGCCCTGGGCCTTCGGGGCAGCTTCGGTATCCAGGTGGGAACCAACGGAGTCCAGAAGACCACCACGGCGTTTCCGGGAAACCCCCCCGCGGTTCTCGTCGGGACGGTGCTGGAGCCCCCCATCCCTGCCACCACCGAGGTCACCCACCGCTTCCGCGTCGCTGCGGGAGGGTTCGAAAGTCTGGTGCAGGTTCGCTGGAACAGCGTCACCAACCAGTGGGACATCACGGACAATCAGGGGCATGCCGCCGCCAGCGCCACGGCCAACCTGAACCTCTCGGACCTGGACAGCTTCTTCGGCGCAAACTACGGCGCGGCCCTGGACTGCTCCGTCAACGGTGCAGGGAACGAGTGGACCCTGGGGTCGGACAACCGGGAACTCCTTTCCATCACCGACGTTCAGGGCAACCTGGCCTCCCAGCTGGGCCTCAAGAACTCCGGTCCCGCGGTGACCATCAACGTGACGGAGGAGGATACCCTCACCACCATCGCCAACAAGATCAACGGGGCCTACGCCAGCGAGTTGGCAAAGAAGACCCCTCCGGAGCTGACCACCGACCCGGCGGGAGACCCCCCGGACCGCCCGGAGGAGTGGCTGCGCTGTCTCATCGAACGGGACGGGGCCAACGGGGCCTACTACCTCAAGCTTCAAAGCGACCTGGCGGGGGAAGGGCAGCGGATCAACGTTCTGGGCGGGGATGACTGCGGCACCGGGCAGGGCGGCAGCCTCTACATGGCCCGCAAGCTGGGTTTCGTCAACGTGGAGGATCCGGCGACGCCGGAGCTGGAGCTGGACACCACCAGCTTCATCACCCAGGCTCAGGACGCCTACTTCGTCTTCGAGAACAAGGAATACCTCTCCGTAAGCAACGCCTTCCGGGACGCAAGGCTCCTCACCCCGGACGACGGGTGGTCCGCCTCCACGGCGGAGGAGCTGTACTCGGGGCTGCGCCTGGAGCTTCGGGCCGTGGGAGAGACCCAGATCCAGTGCCGCCACCACGTCCAGGGGGGGGCACTCAAGGGCATGCTGGAATCCCGAGACGACTTCATCCTGGCCCAGATGGACAGCTTCGACGAGATCGTCTTCGGCCTGGTCTCGGAGACCAACGCCCTCCACTTCGCGGGACACGGCACGGGGGACTACCTCATGACTTCGGGGGTGGAGTTCTTCGACACCGTGGCCGTCCGGTACGGCGCGGCGAAGAGCTTCGAGCTGAACGAAGAGATCGAGAACCATTCGGGGCTCATCGCCGCCGCCAGCGACGACGGCAAGGGTAAGGCCCAGGGGACCGGGGGCACCTCCTCCGGGGACGGTTCCAACGCCCTGCGCATGGCCCAGCTGAAGCAGACTAAGGTCCTGAACGACCGCACCGCGGACTTCAACGCCTTCTACGAGAGCTTCATCGCCGAGCTGGGGGCCACGGGGCAGCGCGCCGCCACCATGGGGAAGAACCAGACCGCCCTGGTGGGGCAGATCCAGACCCAGCGGCAGGCGGTGATGGGAGTCAACATGGACGAAGAGATGATGGACATCATCAAGTTCCAACAGGCTTTCAACGGCGCGGCCCGGTACATCACCACCATCGACGAAATGCTGGACAAGATCATCAACGGCATGGGTCGGGTAGGACTCTAG